A genomic region of Branchiostoma lanceolatum isolate klBraLanc5 chromosome 4, klBraLanc5.hap2, whole genome shotgun sequence contains the following coding sequences:
- the LOC136432862 gene encoding uncharacterized protein, whose translation MAGHIQDIQSWSDFAAAVDAGKDVVSLLGLDVSQQTGADSKGSSEQQQSKNSFRDNLRVDNIADQPLHFVFSHTSLDQKFLHSVCSNETEINSLSEVQPSCLPATLAVSPPTVAVAELFATSEQHGRGESKGSSSNKCGDKNS comes from the exons ATGGCAGGGCACATCCAG GATATCCAGTCCTGGTCAGACTTTGCTGCAGCAGTGGATGCTGGGAAGGATGTAGTTTCTTTACTTGGACTCGATGTCAGTCAACAGACAGGCGCAGATAGTAAAG GTTCAAGTGAACAACAACAGAGCAAAAACAGTTTTAGGGACAATCTCAGAGTTGACAACATAGCAGACCAACCACTCCACTTCGTGTTCTCTCACACAAGTCTGGACCAGAAGTTTTTACACTCAGTCTGCTCCAATGAGACAGAAATAAACAGTCTTTCTGAAGTGCAGCCATCCTGTCTGCCTGCAACATTAGCTGTCAGCCCACCCACTGTAGCAGTGGCGGAGCTGTTTGCAACAAG TGAACAACATGGCAGAGGTGAAAGTAAAGGCTCATCTTCAAACAAGTGTGGGGATAAAAACAGCTGA